The DNA segment GCAGTCACCTGCCCGGGTTGTGCAGCTGGCGCTGTCTGCTGGAACACCTCCGGCTCAATTCCGCTTTCCGCGATTATTGCATTGGCCTCTTCCTGGATGCCAGCCTGAATTTCCTCAATCCGATCCAGCGCGGCAGCAAACGATTCTATGTCTGCTTCGGTAAATCGATCTCCCGGCTGCTCCATACCAGGTTGCTCCATGCCAGGTTGATCCATGCCAGGTTGATCCATGCCAGGTTGATCCATGCCAGGTTGATCCATGCCAGGTTGATCCATGCCAGGTTGATCCATGCCAGGTTGATCCATGCCAGGTTCCGCGTTGTCGGGGAAGTTCTGGGCGAATACCGGTACAGCAGTCAGTAATCCAAGTATGGCTGTCAGTGCTGCAGCCTTGAGTATCGGGTGGTTTAATCGTGTCTGCATAATCCTCTCCTGTTCCTGAGTGTACCTGGTGGCCAGGTACCCGTGATTTCAAGATGTAATCTAAAAGCCTGATGACAAGGGGAAATAGAGTCGGTGTTAAGATTGTGTAAAGGCAGTGCAGTGCCTGGATTATAATTATTATAAAAAAAGTAGTAATTAATAAATTTGCTAAAATGGTTTTTTCTGGTTATACTAACGTACGTACTGGCGTAGCTGGCTACATAATTTGCAGATAATCGAGGTGATGTATGAAGAAATTGGTATTTCTTTTGGTCGTTCTTGCGCTGGTTTTCGCGCCGGCAGTGTTCGCACAGGAAAACGAGAACGCGGTCGATGATGAACCCGTTCAGGTACAGCAAACTGAACGTGAGCCTGTTGAGCAGGTAGTTACCGGTAACTATCTTACCTTTCAGGCAGGTATGGTATACAACCTGTTGGACAGCCCTTATACCCGGTTCTCATTGGGCTATGATTTTTCGGTAAATCCCAATTTTGTGGTCTCTGGCGTTCTTGGCACTATGAACAAGCAGAACAAGGGACAGGATTTTGACGGGGTAACATCTGAGGGGGGCGAATCAAAGTTTGCATTTGCGGGTGTTCAGTTCAAGTTTATGCTTGGTAACTTCTATCTTTCCAATGGGTATAATTACCAGACACTCACCAGCGGGTACATAACCGAAGGTGATGAGATTGCATATCTGAATCGTGCTGAGGTATCAGATGCTCTCGGGGTAAACCTTGGAATCGGCTACTACTCACTGGTAGGGCAGAATCTGCTGCTTACCCCTGAGTTTAGCGTCAACTATAACCTGCCTACCAGCGAAGATTTTGATTTTAATGTCTCTGACATCGGGATAGGTATCGGGATTGGTTTCGGACTGGATATGCGGTCTAACTGACAAACCTCATATGGTGAAAAAGGCAGCCGTTACGGGCTGCCTTTTTTTTTGCCAGATATGCTCTGTTCTCTCTGATGATAGTCAATACACAGAATTCTCTTGTTACCATCGCTCGTAGTAAAGTGTAGCGAGGCAGTGGTGCAGGGTTGCCCGCTGGCACAGGAAATATATGTATCCGAAACATCAAAGTGATGTTTCCTCAGCTGGGCGAAATACGGCTTGAGCTTGTGATTAAATCCCTTTTCTGCGGGCGCAAATACCGGATGTCGTGGTGGATTGGCATGTAACTGGACAGTCGAACTGATTTGAGTGCCATCAAGGTCAAGACAGTATGCACACTCAATGCCGGAGACATTCTGCAGCTCTGCGCGCAGGGTCCTTTCATATTCTGTTATACTATCGACAGCCAGCTGACGGGCAACCCGCTCGGCAGTACTGCGCATGACGCTGCGGGAAAGTGTTTCTGCCCTGGTTGACCGTCGGTGTCCATCAGCAATCCTGGTAAAGCACTGGTGCAGCAATTGGATGGTTTCATCACTCTGGCTGCAAGGATTTTCATGTGGATAGGCAAAATAGTACCCCTGGAAAAGATCAATTCCTAACCGGCTACAGGTCTGGACCTCTGGCAGCGTTTCGACCCCCTCAGCCAGCACAAGTGATCCAATCCGGTGTGCCAGGGTTATGATCGACTGAACTACTGCTTGTCGATAATGATCCTCCTGGATTCCGGCAATCAGGTTGCGATCAATCTTCAGGATGTCGGGTCGAACAAGCAAAATACGGTCGAGGTTACTGTGATCTGCCCCAAAGTCATCCAGAACAATCAGAAACCCTGCATGTCGGTAGGTTTGTACGAAGGCTTTCAACAGGCTCGCGTTGGCAACCTTGCTCTCCACAAGTTCGATGGCTATCCGGTGTGGGGGGATGCCTGCTGATTGCACCTGCTGGAGGAGGTACCCGGTGGCGTTGCGAGGTTGCTGCAGATGGCTGAGATCAAGATTTATAAACAGCAGGGGAATCTCGTCGTTTTCTATATGTGGCTTGGTGTGGTGTAGTGCGGTAGATCGACACAGACGATCAAGTTCAAGACTCAGGCCCTGTTGATTCGCTGCAGCAAAGAGCTGCAATGGGGGGACTTCGTTGCAATCGGGCTGCAAACCGCGTGAAAGGGCTTCCAGTCCGAAAATTTTCTGCTCTGCAAGGCTTACAATCGGGTGATATACAGTTTTCAGTTTGGAAATACCGAGCAGTGAATAAATTTGTTCTGTGTTCAAGGAGCTGGGCATAGCAAATTGTAGCGGATATATACCGGTTGAACAACGATCTTGATCCGGGGGGATTGTGGATACCTCCCGGTATGGATTTCCAGAGCGAGCGATGGGAATCCCTTCCGGTCGTCGGCTTCCTGCCGCCTCCCTCCAGGCCGCCTGCGCAGGCTCTCGGCACATCCTGTGCCTCGGCGCTTCAGGTATTCGCGCCCGCCTGCTTCGGATCGATTCCCATCTTGCAAATAAAAACGCCTGGCACCAAAAGGTACCAGGCGTTTGTTAGCGAGCGATGGGAATCGAACCCACGTCACGAGCTTGGGAAGCTCGGGTAATAGCCATTATACGACGCTCGCGTGCGGTGTCTGCGAATACTATACATAGGATTCGGGACTGCGGCAAGTGTTTTTGTGTGCTACAATGTCGGCATCATCAGGAGGAAAGCATGCGTTTTGTTCGTTTGAATTTGAATGGGGGGTACCGGGAGATTGGCAGTCAGGTGGCCGGGCTTGGGGGTGCCGGTATGGGGCCGGAGTTTCGCTACGATCACTTTCTGGAACGGGTAGAGTGGCTGGTTCGCCGCAAACGTATCGAGCGTGTGCTTATTGTTCGCGGTCCCCAGTTTGCGGCTTCGGCTTTTGGTGCCCTGGAGGGTATCCGGGCAGGGTTGATGCGGCTGAAGCAGGCCGGCAAGGAACTGGTATACTATGCGGCCGATTACGAAACTGCTGACTGTTATCTGGCCGCGGCCTGTGATGTGCGGGTGATGCATCCCCTCGGTTCGGTGTCCTTTCGCGGGCTCTCGGCATCCGGCATGTTTTTTCGCAATCTGATGGATCGACACGGTATCGGTGTCGAGATAATCCGGCGGGGCAGGTACAAGAGCGCAGCCGATCCCTTTCGTACCGATCATTTCGATGCATGGAGCCGGGAACAGCTGCAGCGGCTGCTGGATGCCAATGTTGATCACATGCGCACGGTACTGCATGATGCACCCGGTTTCGGTCCGCAGCGGATAGAGGCTATGCTGAGCGGGGCGGGATACCATGCCACCGAGGCGCAGGAAGCGGGGGTTGTGCACCAGCTGAGTACCCTGGATGACCTTCTGGCTGCCTGGAAGAGCGACAAGCTCCGGATTCGTAAACCTCCGAAACTGAAGGGGCGCTGGGGTCGCGGCAAGCGGGTAGCTCTCCTGGTGTTCGAGGGCGGGATAATAGACGGCCGCAGTCGGCGCGAACCGATGCTTGGACAGCTGGTAGGCGATGAATCCTTCATTGCGCGACTCAGAGCGGTGCGTGAGGACAAGAAAACCAAAGCCGTAGTGCTGAGAATCAACTCGGGCGGCGGTTCGGCAACTGCCTCGGACAGCATCGTTCGCGAACTGGAGCGACTTGCCGAGACAAAGCCGCTGATTGTATCTATGGGGCCTGTTGCCGGCAGCGGAGGATACTGGATTGCTACGGCCGGAAAGCGATTGATTGCCCAGGC comes from the Spirochaeta africana DSM 8902 genome and includes:
- the sppA gene encoding signal peptide peptidase SppA; translation: MRFVRLNLNGGYREIGSQVAGLGGAGMGPEFRYDHFLERVEWLVRRKRIERVLIVRGPQFAASAFGALEGIRAGLMRLKQAGKELVYYAADYETADCYLAAACDVRVMHPLGSVSFRGLSASGMFFRNLMDRHGIGVEIIRRGRYKSAADPFRTDHFDAWSREQLQRLLDANVDHMRTVLHDAPGFGPQRIEAMLSGAGYHATEAQEAGVVHQLSTLDDLLAAWKSDKLRIRKPPKLKGRWGRGKRVALLVFEGGIIDGRSRREPMLGQLVGDESFIARLRAVREDKKTKAVVLRINSGGGSATASDSIVRELERLAETKPLIVSMGPVAGSGGYWIATAGKRLIAQATTITGSIGVIAMFLQLQQFLERYGITADSVRRGDMADITTTLRPMTEQERAAIDARIERLYQDFLQRSARFRGTTPERIHELGEGHLWIGTDAVEKGLVDATGGVFDALELAAAEIGARRVRVSTGPHIKQPWLARMLARQEKTVAPLLSAAAGVPVLPPCDTAQLPGMTDGLISGLRICSVLHGKAWCVDPLLLALQHTR
- a CDS encoding DUF4168 domain-containing protein, whose product is MDQPGMDQPGMDQPGMDQPGMDQPGMDQPGMEQPGMEQPGDRFTEADIESFAAALDRIEEIQAGIQEEANAIIAESGIEPEVFQQTAPAAQPGQVTAPDNLSPEDQEQFYATYEELMEVEMAAQDDMIEIVQNEGLDVATFNDMVVVAQQDPQLWEEIQQYR
- a CDS encoding EAL domain-containing protein; amino-acid sequence: MCREPAQAAWREAAGSRRPEGIPIARSGNPYREVSTIPPDQDRCSTGIYPLQFAMPSSLNTEQIYSLLGISKLKTVYHPIVSLAEQKIFGLEALSRGLQPDCNEVPPLQLFAAANQQGLSLELDRLCRSTALHHTKPHIENDEIPLLFINLDLSHLQQPRNATGYLLQQVQSAGIPPHRIAIELVESKVANASLLKAFVQTYRHAGFLIVLDDFGADHSNLDRILLVRPDILKIDRNLIAGIQEDHYRQAVVQSIITLAHRIGSLVLAEGVETLPEVQTCSRLGIDLFQGYYFAYPHENPCSQSDETIQLLHQCFTRIADGHRRSTRAETLSRSVMRSTAERVARQLAVDSITEYERTLRAELQNVSGIECAYCLDLDGTQISSTVQLHANPPRHPVFAPAEKGFNHKLKPYFAQLRKHHFDVSDTYISCASGQPCTTASLHFTTSDGNKRILCIDYHQREQSISGKKKGSP